catctgtcccttAGCCTCGGTACTGgctttacagcttacgagctctggaacaagCAAAAAATCGTTGTTCAAGGTAAGGTTTGAGTCACTcattactaggcaacactttcagcttatcagagaaaaaattgttggacatttcagcgatctacacttagtttttcgcttacttaaaaataaaaattctggtatgagacatgacttccttgatgacccttaatCGTAGTTgctgatcatgtgcttcactccaagcatgatttgaactttggagacatttttgacaatatttgcatacttttccaccacttacACACAgttattctttgaataatcaacggtatcgtcagctatcaatttgataatgatggatttcgaaggaaactgtgcaaaattatttttttctctttctcttgcattgtaaatatctcaataacacgtaaactttaaattttgaaaaaaataggttcgatagtactttttacaggcaacaaaatgctgtcaaaattttgaatgtccaatTACTAGTTAACGAGTTATTAGCGAAAGaaaatgtcccatttctaaaagaactaagctttatttgcataattgcgcatcaatcactgtcgtaaatatagcaaatttagaaaaaaaacttatttagtttaagggtgatCCAAAATAAGTCCAGAAGATGGTCTAAAATAGTAacatggtggtccaaaataccgaccagagttatgatcgaagaaacgagtttttaggctcttattacattgcaacaaacgacgatatgtttcgagaaatttcattttttttttattttagataacatagccacttcccaaagcgttCCAAAATAGGTCCTTGGCCCTACTTAAAAACAACATTCAATTTAGACTTCACTGTatctgatttttcaataaacagattctttaaattaaaattttagctatTCCGATATGAAATTGCCTTGTTTGATAACATAacttaatttcaaaagttttgttatGCTTTACTTCAAAAATTGCATATATATGACCAATTTATAAGATAATGGTTGGTTaagaaagttttcgttttggtaACATGAAACAATTCGTTAGCTTTTATATTTGCTTTGTACTGATCTGGTGAGTTGATTCATTGCATATTGGGCAACTTATAGATATAATTAAATTGATAGAAGTAAGTGAAAGTTTAGAGATTCTTTGAGGAGAAGATTTGTAGTGttcaaatgtatttttaaatcaCAGATTAATTTAAATGTTACTctaataaaactaaaatatagCTATTTGGCCCTgttctagaaacgtcatcatgccTGATTTTCTTATCTTCGATAAAATCATtatgcttttaaattttgatcaccAAGGCTTTTATAAGGTatttataaaacattttataacaGAAGGAATGGGTTTTCACCATTGCGGCATCTTGATTTAAGTGGTTTTTGCGCTTCCACTATATATACAGTGTATGGCAGCCAAAATCAACCAGAATCTAGGCAGCAATCAGATCAGTAGGGCAGCAGTCTGGATTTAGGAAATTCCTCATAGGAAGGAAGGAGCAATGGGCCAGTGCTTGAGGAAGCCTAAAGTTAAGCTCTTGAAAGAGAAATCATCACCCATAATCTTATACTgcaataaattggaaaaaaaacaaaaaaatcactacGAGTACGGGAATCAAACCCATACCTGCAGTGGCACTTTGATAACCATCTAAGGATGCTAACCGCTAGACCACCGAGCAGTTGTTGAGATTGACTGCCAAATCAACgtataggggaggagcgggctatatgcgcctattaagccgaaaactaatttaatgaaatattacatcgaatatgtgtgcAAAAACTAGATACACATGaacagacatctgttttctatacattggagtaatttttctgttgaaatctctttcagtttttgagaaatcgattttattataattgttgtcaaaattgctgaAACTCAAACCgagcgggctaaatgcgcctatttttgtttaaggcaaaattttggttttttggcaaaatttccgtaaaatttcattggaaatgctaaaaactgataactttcatacgacaaagctgaagttttataaaaatctttttttttattattttaaagaataaaacaaaagttagggttcccatattatggaggcagttcatccatacgaaaaactttatcaaatctgttttgagatctccAATTCTCTCTAAAGGTGTTAACAAGAGCTTAAATTCTAAGTTTTTATGATAGAGATCATATATTTATTccatttaacctgttattttaggatagaggcattttacaaacatgataggGGCATACAGAAACACCCTCTTCTTccactttccaatcattatgaaatcaccataaaagcttaaatttgttttacttctaaGGGTCATtcgaataagaaacaaaaaccacccaactttttgttttgagcttatttacgtataatttttaaaagtcaaaatattacatctaaaggtatcaaaaccttgtatgaatctttaaatttttttgagttggtttattcataaaattctttcttgccttatgttccaagcgtattaccctcaaaatgcattgattagatatgttgtcttgtcagccatttcgtcaaacagccgtagggtcatttaacccgataggcccatttaggaaacctttcccctatgcGAGAATTTCTACGAAAGAAGCATGAATaaaaattcccccccaacgaatcagttcttcgctttgaacttaggggaaaggtttcctaaatgggcctatcgggttaaatgaccctacggctgtttgatgaaagggctgactagacagcttatctgaccaatgcattttgagggtgatacgcttagaacataaggcaagaaagaattttatgaatttacaaactcaaaaaatttaaaaaattgtttagttTAGGAACCACTGTGGTAGCATAAAACCGAGTAGATTTTTGAGTGATTAACCTAATGGGAGGTTGCCCTGTGTATGCTGAAACCCTCAACCTACATCGGCAGAGTCTAAGCGAAACTCTCTTGGATTGTGTACGACAATGGTCGTCATCATCAGTAGGAGTGATCATCGCTTACTACCAATGATCATACTACGGTTGACCAGAGAGCTTTCTTATTGTTTGATCATACTACGGCTGGCCAGAGATCTCTCCCATTGTTTGGGAAAACATCGCAGCATCCAACCTCGATTGGTGGAACGCGAGTGATCAAGCCGGCCATCACTAACCAGTTGAGCATCTACACTCAAGACGCCCGTATTGTTTTCTGGTACCCGGTTGCTTGTGTTGAACCACACTTATAGATAATTGTTAATTTAagtaaagttattttttaagtcAAAAGTCCATTAAATTATCATAAGTACAAAGTAAACCACGCGTTTTCCATAAGTGTTCTACGTGAAACTCCTATTACCCGAGGGAAACTCGGTTTGGACGAGTGTGATACAACCGATAATCAAGGGTTGGCTGGAGGTCAACGACCTGGCTGCGGACTTAAAGGGTGACCAGACACACAACCAAGGAACCAGGTATTGGCCCATTCCGGACCCCaacattggtccttcgagccggatgaggGCCGTAGACCGGATACAACAACGGAATTGGATACAATAGGGGACGCCAAAGGATTCACCATTTTGCACCGAGAAACCTAGACGCGCTTACTCCTCATCGCCATCGCTAATAGTTGTCGAACAAAGCGGTTTTGTTCTCTATTAGCTATTCATCGAAAGTGAAACTATTTTGTTTCTATTGTCTGAATCAGGGATTTGGACAAATCTTACTGGTTTTCGGTGCTCAACTCGGATTCGGTGGTTCTGGGTAACGCTTCGGTGCATGCTAAGTCGATAGCAAGGCTCAACTCAACATAAAAGGCGGACGTTGTGAAGGTGAGGCGCGGCTATCTCGGTTGGTTCTGATCGCCCCCTCCCTTCAAGCTCATAATCAACGCAGTACGGAAGCTGTTCGGAAAGGTGAGGCGCGGCTGTCTTGGTTGGTTCCGATCGCCCCCTCCCTTTGGTTCTACACAACGCGGTACGACGGTGGAGTAGGAAGGTGAGGCGCGGCTATCGTGGTTGGTCCAGATCGCCCCCTCCCTTGCGGCTCGAGATCGGGTTCATCAACTGCTGCTCGGTTGGAATTGGTGTCGCTCAACGGTGAAGTGCATGATTGGTCGGATTGCATGTGCATGGTTTGGTCTGGCGCTGTAGAGGAGAGCATCGCGACGCATTGTGGTCTAATCGCGGTACTTGAGGCGGTTCTACAGCAACAACGCAGCGGAGCGACAACATAAGGCAACATTCGGTAAGCTACATAAATCAGTGGTTCCTAGTTTAAGTTGGTGAACTTTTTAGATCTCTGGATTTATGATCCCATCAATTTATTTTGTATCAATGGTTAAAATTGAGTGGATGTTTTTAATACATGGTTTAAACAagaacaatttttgtaaataatcatTAACGGCGCAATTCCTTGAGTACAAAACTGTTCGTTAGAACAATTGTCTCATTTTCTCGGAATTTTTACCTTGAACAACTTCGCCTTGCTCCCTCCATTGAAACTTGTTGGTGATTGTTGATTGATTTGGACCGGTTtgaattattgatattttttggtcAGTCGATTTTAACAAGTTTGTGAAAATGCCCACAGTCAAGGCTGTTAAGGATCCAAAAAATCCATCGTTAAAATACTTAACTGTGAAGTTAAAGGAAATCCAGTTGTCTTTTGCTGATGTTTGGGAGTTTGTCGAAACTTTTCAGGAAGATGCAACTTTTGCACAGGTTTCGGTGAGATTGACAGCGGTGGATGATTTGTGGGAAAAATTTTGTGAAGTTCTTATTGATATCAAATCACACGAAGATTTTATATCTGATGTTGAAGTTTATGAAAGAGAACGGAAGGAGTTCAGTGATCGCTACTATTACGCTAAATCATTCTTGATGGATAAGTCGAAGGGCCGTTTAGAATGTACAGAGCTTAATCAATCCATTCATGTTAATGATCATAGTCATTCTGGAGGTTTTGATCATGTTCGGCTTCCACAAATAAAGCTGCAGTCGTTTAATGGTAACATAGATGAATGGCTCGGGTTTCACGATCTGTTTATTTCGCTCATACATAACAAGCAGGATTTGCCGGAGGTGGAGAAATTCCACTATTTGAAGGGATGTCTTCAGGGTGAACCGAAATCTTTAATTGATCCTCTTCAAATAACAAGGGCTAATTACATCGTTGCATGGGATATGCTGTTAAAGCGTTACAATAACAGCAAGCAATTAAAAAAGCGACAAGTTCAATCGCTGTTTAAGTTACCTTCGTTGACTAAGGAGTCTGTATGTGAATTGCTTCAGTTATTGGAAGGGTTTGAGCGAATCGTGAACACGTTGGATCAGGTGTTGGAACCTACTGATTACAAGGATCTGTTGCTTGTGAATTATCTTGTTTCTCTTTTGGATCCGATCACGCGAAGAAGTTGGGAGGAGGAATCAGCATCAAAGGAACAAGATGTGTTGGCTGATTTGACTGGTTTTCTTCATCGGCGAGTTCAAGTGTTAGAATCGCTTCCGCAAAGGTCAAACGAAAATAGAAACATACCCTCTCAGGTGGTAACTAAGCCAAAGCTCAATGTTCGGGCATTCCACAACAATGTTAATTATTCAGGAAACAAATGTGTTGTTTGTAAATCCCAGCATCCCTTGCATCAGTGTCCGAGGTTTTTGAAATCGTCGGTTACGGATAGAGATTcggttttgaaaacaaattcattatGTCGGAACTGTTTTAGAACTTCCCATATGGCTCGGGAATGTCAGTCTAAGTTTTCGTGTCGGAATTGCGGAGGACGCCATCACACACTGGTGTGTTTTAAGGCCAAGGAAGGAGAAAATCCGGAATCGTCGAGGTCAGGCGAAACTAATGGCACCTCTAAGAGTGATCAATTGCGAGGAGAGTCATCATTTCGGGTCTCTAACCCAGCTTCATCAACATGCTTATCATCGGGTGTTGAGCACATGGCTAACGGTCGGGTTCTCTTAGCAACTGCAGTGGTCCTCTTGGAAGATGAATTGGGAAACAGATATCCAGCTCGAGCGCTGCTTGATTCGGGGTCAGAAAGCAATTTCATATCGGAACGATTGAGCCAGCGTTTGACGATGAGTCGGAAAAGGGTAGATGTGGCGATACTCGGCATTGGTCGGACATCTACAAGAGTCAAGCAAAAGGTTCAAGCGGTGGTGCGCTCGAGAGTGAACAGCTACTGTAAGGAAATGGAATTCCTGGTCCTACCCAGAATAACTGTTGATCTTCCCACTACTACGGTATCAACGGATGAATGGTCATTCCCAGATGGAATTGAATTGGCGGACCCAGCATTTTTCGAGTCGAAGGTGGTGGATTTAGTGTTGGGAATTGAATCGTTTTTCGACTTCTTCGAAACGGGAAAACGGATTTCCATCGGTGATCAATTACCAACACTTACGGAGTCAGTTTTTGGTTGGGTCGTTTCTGGAGGTTTATTGCAATGTACATCAGCACGGATTGCTTGCAATGTTTCATCAACAGAGTCTCTTGAAACTCTTGTCGCTCGGTTTTGGGCTTGTGAGGAGCTGGGTTCGGAAAACCTATACTCACGGGAGGAAAGGCATTGCgaggaaattttccagaaaacggTACAGAGAGACAGCAATGGAAGGTACACAGTCTCTCTTCCTAAGAATGAGGAGGTTTTTCCTAAATTGGGTGACTCAAAAGAAATAGCACTACGACGTCTGGGCGCAACTGAGCGTAGGCTAGCTAGAAATGCGGATTTGCGGGAGCTGTATACGGAGTTCATGGACGAATACATACAGCTAGGTCACATGGAAGAAGTTGAGGAAGCTTCTGATATCAAACGTTGTTTTTTACCACATCACCCGGTCGAAAAGGAGAGTAGTACGACAACCAAACTGCGTGTTGTATTCGATGCTTCATGCAAAACCACTACAGGAGTCTCACTGAACGATGGATTACTAACAGGTCCAGTAATCCAGGACGATCTTCGGGCAATTATACTCCGCTGTCGAATGCGTCCGATTATGGTCGTCGCAGATGTTGAGAAAATGTTCCGCCAAATCAACATGACAAAAGAAGATCGTCCACTACAGTCAATTTTATGGAGAAGGTCTCCATCGGAGCCAGTCAAGACGTTCGAGCTAAAGACGGTAACATACGGCACCAAACCTGCTCCGTTTTTAGCAACACACACCTTGAAGGAGTTAGCATTGGATGAAGGGGAGAGGTTTCCCTTGGCATCAAAGGTATTTTCGGAAGATACGTACATGGATGATGTAGTATCAGGTGCAGAAGATGCAAATGCAGCCCTCGAACTGCGAATTCAGTTGGATAAAGCTGCAAGAGCTGGAGGATTTCGGTTGCGAAAATTCGCATCAAATTGTTTAGAGGTCCTGCAAGGACTACCACAAGAGAGTGTAGCCATTAAAGAAGCTTCAGACGGATCGGACATAGATCCCTCGATGAAGGTCCTTGGGCTCACTTGGTTGCCGAAATCTGATGTCTTCATGTATCATTTTAACATTCCCGAAATTCCAAAATCCACGGTGTTAACTAAACGGAAGGTGCTGTCGGTAATTGCAACGCTCTTCGACCCGTTGGGACTCCTAGGTGCTGCAATAACAACTGCAAAAATATTTATGCAGCAGTTGTGGACCTTGCGGAATAATGATGACCAAAGATTGGACTGGGATCAGCCATTACCTCCAACGGTGGGTGAGGATTGGCTGAAGTACTACGAACAACTAGGTTCACTAAACGAAATTCGTATTGAACGGTGCAACGTCATCCCAGGAGCCATTCACAAAGAGATTCACTGTTTTTCAGATGCTTCAGAAAAAGCTTATGGTGGTTGCGTTTACTTAAAAAGCATTAACTCTGATGGAGaggttaaaatttgtttgttgtcGGCAAAATCGAGGGTAGCTCCACTTGCAAGTCAGTCGATTCCCGCCTAGAGTTGTGTGGTGCTCTGTTAACGGCTGAACTATTCAATTTCGTAAAGGATTCTATGAAATTTGACTGCCCAGCTTATTTTTGGACAGATTCAACATGCGTGTGGCGATGGTTACAAGCTGTTCCATCTACTTGGACTACCTATGTGGCAAATCGAGTTGCCAAAATACAACAACTCACGGAAGGGTTTGAATGGAGGCATGTCCCAGGCGTTGACAATCCATCAGATCTTATTTCTCGGGGTATTCCACCGGCAGAGATTGGTCAAAATCGCATGTGGTGGAAAGGTCCTTGTTGGTTGGCTCTAGACAAGGAAAACTGGCCAGAATTACCAACTAACCACTTGGTGGAAATTGGTGATGAAGAAAGGCGTCGAACTACAGTCACAGCGTTAGCAACAAACAATTCAGAGCATGAGTCGGATTTCAATCGTTGGTATTTTAGTTTGTATTCCGATTACACTAAAATGGTCAGAGGTACAGCTTATTTGTTGAGGTTGAAAAAGCTGTTAAAATCCAAACGTCAAGTCAAATTCCAAGCTTTTCTACAGTCAGCTGAGATGGAAGAAGCAGAAAGAGCTTTAGTCAGGTGTGTCCAAAAAGAGTGTTTTGCTGATGAGTTGAGAGTTTTATCTAAGGGCGAATTTGTATCAAGACAATCTAAACTAAGATGGTTCAATCCCAAAATATTCTCCGATGGTTTGTTGAGAATTGGTGGTAGATTGAGCAATTCGTCCGAATCAGAAACTGCAAAACACCCGATTGTCTTGCCAGCTCGTCACAACTTTACCCGGCTAATATTAGAGCACTTCCATCGTCGATTATTACACGCTGGTCCTCAGCTGCTTTTAGCAACG
This sequence is a window from Uranotaenia lowii strain MFRU-FL chromosome 3, ASM2978415v1, whole genome shotgun sequence. Protein-coding genes within it:
- the LOC129752328 gene encoding uncharacterized protein LOC129752328 is translated as MPTVKAVKDPKNPSLKYLTVKLKEIQLSFADVWEFVETFQEDATFAQVSVRLTAVDDLWEKFCEVLIDIKSHEDFISDVEVYERERKEFSDRYYYAKSFLMDKSKGRLECTELNQSIHVNDHSHSGGFDHVRLPQIKLQSFNGNIDEWLGFHDLFISLIHNKQDLPEVEKFHYLKGCLQGEPKSLIDPLQITRANYIVAWDMLLKRYNNSKQLKKRQVQSLFKLPSLTKESVCELLQLLEGFERIVNTLDQVLEPTDYKDLLLVNYLVSLLDPITRRSWEEESASKEQDVLADLTGFLHRRVQVLESLPQRSNENRNIPSQVVTKPKLNVRAFHNNVNYSGNKCVVCKSQHPLHQCPRFLKSSVTDRDSVLKTNSLCRNCFRTSHMARECQSKFSCRNCGGRHHTLVCFKAKEGENPESSRSGETNGTSKSDQLRGESSFRVSNPASSTCLSSGVEHMANGRVLLATAVVLLEDELGNRYPARALLDSGSESNFISERLSQRLTMSRKRVDVAILGIGRTSTRVKQKVQAVVRSRVNSYCKEMEFLVLPRITVDLPTTTVSTDEWSFPDGIELADPAFFESKVVDLVLGIESFFDFFETGKRISIGDQLPTLTESVFGWVVSGGLLQCTSARIACNVSSTESLETLVARFWACEELGSENLYSREERHCEEIFQKTVQRDSNGRYTVSLPKNEEVFPKLGDSKEIALRRLGATERRLARNADLRELYTEFMDEYIQLGHMEEVEEASDIKRCFLPHHPVEKESSTTTKLRVVFDASCKTTTGVSLNDGLLTGPVIQDDLRAIILRCRMRPIMVVADVEKMFRQINMTKEDRPLQSILWRRSPSEPVKTFELKTVTYGTKPAPFLATHTLKELALDEGERFPLASKVFSEDTYMDDVVSGAEDANAALELRIQLDKAARAGGFRLRKFASNCLEVLQGLPQESVAIKEASDGSDIDPSMKVLGLTWLPKSDVFMYHFNIPEIPKSTVLTKRKVLSVIATLFDPLGLLGAAITTAKIFMQQLWTLRNNDDQRLDWDQPLPPTVGEDWLKYYEQLGSLNEIRIERCNVIPGAIHKEIHCFSDASEKAYGGCVYLKSINSDGEVKICLLSAKSRVAPLASQSIPA